A stretch of the Manis pentadactyla isolate mManPen7 chromosome 16, mManPen7.hap1, whole genome shotgun sequence genome encodes the following:
- the ABCF1 gene encoding ATP-binding cassette sub-family F member 1 isoform X1 translates to MPKGPKLQPPEPEWIGDGESTSPSDKVVKKGKKDKKTKKTFFEELAVEDKQVEEEEKVPKEKEQQQQQQQQPKKKRDTRKGRRKKDVDDDGEEKELLERFKKLSVPASDEEDEVPVPVPRGGKKTKGGNVFAALIQDQSEEEKEEDKHPPKPAKPEKNRINKAVSEDQQPKGKKGKEEKSKGNAKPQNKFAALDNEEEEEEEEIIKEKEPPKQGKEKAKKAEKGSEEEGEEEGESKANDPYAHLSKKEKKKLKKQMEYERQVASLKAANAAENDFSVSQAEVSSRQAMLENASDIKLEKFSISAHGKELFVNADLYIVASRRYGLVGPNGKGKTTLLKHIANRALSIPPNIDVLLCEQEVVADETPAVQAVLRADTKRLKLLEEERRLQGLLEQGDDTAAERLEKVYEELRATGAAAAEAKARRILAGLGFDPEMQNRPTQKFSGGWRMRVSLARALFMEPTLLMLDEPTNHLDLNAVIWLNNYLQGWRKTLLIVSHDQGFLDDVCTDIIHLDAQRLHYYRGNYMTFKKMYQQKQKELLKQYEKQEKKLKELKAGGKSTKQAEKQTKEALTRKQQKCRRKNQDEESQEAPELLKRPKEYTVRFTFPNPPPLSPPVLGLHGVTFGYEGQKPLFKNLDFGIDMDSRICIVGPNGVGKSTLLLLLTGKLTPTCGEMRKNHRLKIGFFNQQYAEQLRMEETPTEYLQRGFNLPYQDARKCLGRFGLESHAHTIQICKLSGGQKARVVFAELACREPDVLILDEPTNNLDIESIDALGEAINEYKGAVIVVSHDARLITETNCQLWVVEEQSVSQIDGDFEDYKREVLEALGEVMVSRSRE, encoded by the exons TTCTTCGAAGAGCTGGCAGTAGAAGATAAGCAGgttgaggaggaagagaaagtgcCCAAGGAGAAGGAGCagcaacagcagcagcagcag CAGCCAAAAAAGAAACGAGACACCCGAAAAGGCCGACGGAAGAAGGATGTGGATGATGATGGAGAGGAGAAGGAGCTCCTGGAGCGATTTAAGAAGCTTTCAGTGCCAGCCAGTGATGAGGAGGATGAAG TTCCTGTCCCGGTACCCCGAGGAGGGAAGAAAACCAAG GGTGGTAATGTTTTTGCAGCCCTGATTCAGGATcagagtgaggaagagaaggaggaagacaaacatcCTCCTAAGCCTGCCAAGCCAGAGAAGAATCGGATCAATAAG gCTGTGTCTGAGGACCAGCAGCCCAAGGGcaaaaagggaaaggaagagaagtcAAAGGGGAACGCCAAG CCTCAAAATAAATTTGCTGCTCTGGAcaatgaagaggaggaggaagaagaggaaataataaaagaaaaggagCCACCCAAACAAGGGAAGGAGAAGGCCAAGAAAGCAGAGAAG GGttcagaggaggaaggagaagaagaaggggagtCTAAGGCTAATGATCCCTATGCTCACCTTAGcaaaaaggagaagaagaagcTAAAGAAACAA atgGAGTATGAGCGCCAGGTAGCTTCGTTAAAAGCAGCCAATGCTGCTGAAAATGATTTCTCTGTGTCTCAAGCGGAGGTTTCCTCCCGCCAAGCCATGTTAGAAAATGCATCTGACATCAAG CTGGAGAAGTTCAGCATCTCAGCCCATGGCAAGGAGTTATTTGTCAACGCAGACCTGTACATTGTAGCCAGCCGCCGCTACGGGCTAGTGGGACCCAACGG CAAGGGCAAGACCACTCTCCTCAAGCATATCGCCAACCGAGCCTTGAGCATCCCTCCCAACATCGACGTTCTGCTGTGTGAGCAGG AGGTCGTGGCGGATGAGACGCCAGCTGTGCAGGCTGTTCTCCGAGCCGACACCAAGAGACTGAAGCTGCTGGAAGAGGAGCGACGGCTTCAGGGCCTGCTGGAGCAGGGAGATGACACTGCTgctgagaggctggagaag gtGTATGAGGAGTTGCGGGCTACTGGGGCAGCAGCTGCAGAGGCCAAAGCCAGACGGATCCTGGCTGGTCTGGGCTTTGATCCTGAAATGCAGAACCGGCCAACACAGAAGTTCTCAGGGGGCTGGCGCATGCGTGTCTCCCTGGCCAG GGCACTGTTCATGGAGCCCACGCTGCTGATGTTGGATGAGCCCACTAATCATCTGGACCTCAATGCTGTCATCTGGCTCAATAA CTACCTCCAGGGCTGGCGGAAGACGTTACTCATCGTCTCTCATGACCAGGGCTTCCTGGATGATGTGTGCACTGATATAATCCATCTTGATGCCCAGCGACTCCATTACTATAGGGGCAATTATA TGACCTTCAAGAAGATGTACCAGCAAAAGCAGAAGGAACTGCTGAAGCAGTATGAAAAGCAGGAGAAAAAGCTAAAGGAGCTAAAGGCAGGCGGCAAATCCACCAAGCAAGCG GAGAAGCAAACAAAGGAAGCCCTGACTCGAAAGCAGCAGAAATGCCGACGGAAAAACCAGGATGAGGAATCTCAGGAGGCCCCCGAGCTTCTGAAGCGCCCCAAGGAGTACACTGTGCGCTTCACTTTTCCCAACCCCCCACCACTCAGCCCTCCGGTGCTGGGTCTGCATG GTGTTACATTTGGCTATGAGGGCCAGAAGCCACTCTTTAAGAATCTGGATTTTGGCATCGACATGGACTCAAGAA TCTGCATCGTTGGCCCTAATGGTGTAGGGAAGAGCACCCTGCTTCTGCTGCTGACCGGCAAGCTGACACCG ACTTGTGGGGAAATGAGAAAGAACCACCGGTTG AAAATTGGCTTCTTCAACCAGCAGTATGCAGAGCAGCTGCGCATGGAGGAGACGCCCACTGAGTACCTGCAGCGGGGCTTCAACTTGCCCTACCAGGATGCCCGGAAGTGCTTGGGCCGCTTTGGCCTTGAGAGTCACGCCCACACCATCCAGATCTGCAAGCTTTCTG GTGGGCAGAAAGCCCGAGTTGTGTTTGCAGAGCTGGCCTGTCGGGAGCCTGATGTCCTCATCTTG GACGAGCCCACCAATAACTTGGACATCGAGTCAATCGATGCTCTGGGGGAGGCCATCAATGAATACAAGGGTG CTGTCATCGTCGTCAGCCACGATGCCCGACTCATCACAGAAACCAACTGCCAGCTGTGGGTGGTGGAGGAGCAGAGTGTTAGCCAGATCGACGGTGACTTTGAGGACTACAAGCGGGAGGTGTTGGAGGCCCTGGGTGAAGTCATGGTCAGCCGATCCCGAGAGTGA
- the ABCF1 gene encoding ATP-binding cassette sub-family F member 1 isoform X2 — protein sequence MPKGPKLQPPEPEWIGDGESTSPSDKVVKKGKKDKKTKKTFFEELAVEDKQVEEEEKVPKEKEQQQQQQQPKKKRDTRKGRRKKDVDDDGEEKELLERFKKLSVPASDEEDEVPVPVPRGGKKTKGGNVFAALIQDQSEEEKEEDKHPPKPAKPEKNRINKAVSEDQQPKGKKGKEEKSKGNAKPQNKFAALDNEEEEEEEEIIKEKEPPKQGKEKAKKAEKGSEEEGEEEGESKANDPYAHLSKKEKKKLKKQMEYERQVASLKAANAAENDFSVSQAEVSSRQAMLENASDIKLEKFSISAHGKELFVNADLYIVASRRYGLVGPNGKGKTTLLKHIANRALSIPPNIDVLLCEQEVVADETPAVQAVLRADTKRLKLLEEERRLQGLLEQGDDTAAERLEKVYEELRATGAAAAEAKARRILAGLGFDPEMQNRPTQKFSGGWRMRVSLARALFMEPTLLMLDEPTNHLDLNAVIWLNNYLQGWRKTLLIVSHDQGFLDDVCTDIIHLDAQRLHYYRGNYMTFKKMYQQKQKELLKQYEKQEKKLKELKAGGKSTKQAEKQTKEALTRKQQKCRRKNQDEESQEAPELLKRPKEYTVRFTFPNPPPLSPPVLGLHGVTFGYEGQKPLFKNLDFGIDMDSRICIVGPNGVGKSTLLLLLTGKLTPTCGEMRKNHRLKIGFFNQQYAEQLRMEETPTEYLQRGFNLPYQDARKCLGRFGLESHAHTIQICKLSGGQKARVVFAELACREPDVLILDEPTNNLDIESIDALGEAINEYKGAVIVVSHDARLITETNCQLWVVEEQSVSQIDGDFEDYKREVLEALGEVMVSRSRE from the exons TTCTTCGAAGAGCTGGCAGTAGAAGATAAGCAGgttgaggaggaagagaaagtgcCCAAGGAGAAGGAGCagcaacagcagcagcagcag CCAAAAAAGAAACGAGACACCCGAAAAGGCCGACGGAAGAAGGATGTGGATGATGATGGAGAGGAGAAGGAGCTCCTGGAGCGATTTAAGAAGCTTTCAGTGCCAGCCAGTGATGAGGAGGATGAAG TTCCTGTCCCGGTACCCCGAGGAGGGAAGAAAACCAAG GGTGGTAATGTTTTTGCAGCCCTGATTCAGGATcagagtgaggaagagaaggaggaagacaaacatcCTCCTAAGCCTGCCAAGCCAGAGAAGAATCGGATCAATAAG gCTGTGTCTGAGGACCAGCAGCCCAAGGGcaaaaagggaaaggaagagaagtcAAAGGGGAACGCCAAG CCTCAAAATAAATTTGCTGCTCTGGAcaatgaagaggaggaggaagaagaggaaataataaaagaaaaggagCCACCCAAACAAGGGAAGGAGAAGGCCAAGAAAGCAGAGAAG GGttcagaggaggaaggagaagaagaaggggagtCTAAGGCTAATGATCCCTATGCTCACCTTAGcaaaaaggagaagaagaagcTAAAGAAACAA atgGAGTATGAGCGCCAGGTAGCTTCGTTAAAAGCAGCCAATGCTGCTGAAAATGATTTCTCTGTGTCTCAAGCGGAGGTTTCCTCCCGCCAAGCCATGTTAGAAAATGCATCTGACATCAAG CTGGAGAAGTTCAGCATCTCAGCCCATGGCAAGGAGTTATTTGTCAACGCAGACCTGTACATTGTAGCCAGCCGCCGCTACGGGCTAGTGGGACCCAACGG CAAGGGCAAGACCACTCTCCTCAAGCATATCGCCAACCGAGCCTTGAGCATCCCTCCCAACATCGACGTTCTGCTGTGTGAGCAGG AGGTCGTGGCGGATGAGACGCCAGCTGTGCAGGCTGTTCTCCGAGCCGACACCAAGAGACTGAAGCTGCTGGAAGAGGAGCGACGGCTTCAGGGCCTGCTGGAGCAGGGAGATGACACTGCTgctgagaggctggagaag gtGTATGAGGAGTTGCGGGCTACTGGGGCAGCAGCTGCAGAGGCCAAAGCCAGACGGATCCTGGCTGGTCTGGGCTTTGATCCTGAAATGCAGAACCGGCCAACACAGAAGTTCTCAGGGGGCTGGCGCATGCGTGTCTCCCTGGCCAG GGCACTGTTCATGGAGCCCACGCTGCTGATGTTGGATGAGCCCACTAATCATCTGGACCTCAATGCTGTCATCTGGCTCAATAA CTACCTCCAGGGCTGGCGGAAGACGTTACTCATCGTCTCTCATGACCAGGGCTTCCTGGATGATGTGTGCACTGATATAATCCATCTTGATGCCCAGCGACTCCATTACTATAGGGGCAATTATA TGACCTTCAAGAAGATGTACCAGCAAAAGCAGAAGGAACTGCTGAAGCAGTATGAAAAGCAGGAGAAAAAGCTAAAGGAGCTAAAGGCAGGCGGCAAATCCACCAAGCAAGCG GAGAAGCAAACAAAGGAAGCCCTGACTCGAAAGCAGCAGAAATGCCGACGGAAAAACCAGGATGAGGAATCTCAGGAGGCCCCCGAGCTTCTGAAGCGCCCCAAGGAGTACACTGTGCGCTTCACTTTTCCCAACCCCCCACCACTCAGCCCTCCGGTGCTGGGTCTGCATG GTGTTACATTTGGCTATGAGGGCCAGAAGCCACTCTTTAAGAATCTGGATTTTGGCATCGACATGGACTCAAGAA TCTGCATCGTTGGCCCTAATGGTGTAGGGAAGAGCACCCTGCTTCTGCTGCTGACCGGCAAGCTGACACCG ACTTGTGGGGAAATGAGAAAGAACCACCGGTTG AAAATTGGCTTCTTCAACCAGCAGTATGCAGAGCAGCTGCGCATGGAGGAGACGCCCACTGAGTACCTGCAGCGGGGCTTCAACTTGCCCTACCAGGATGCCCGGAAGTGCTTGGGCCGCTTTGGCCTTGAGAGTCACGCCCACACCATCCAGATCTGCAAGCTTTCTG GTGGGCAGAAAGCCCGAGTTGTGTTTGCAGAGCTGGCCTGTCGGGAGCCTGATGTCCTCATCTTG GACGAGCCCACCAATAACTTGGACATCGAGTCAATCGATGCTCTGGGGGAGGCCATCAATGAATACAAGGGTG CTGTCATCGTCGTCAGCCACGATGCCCGACTCATCACAGAAACCAACTGCCAGCTGTGGGTGGTGGAGGAGCAGAGTGTTAGCCAGATCGACGGTGACTTTGAGGACTACAAGCGGGAGGTGTTGGAGGCCCTGGGTGAAGTCATGGTCAGCCGATCCCGAGAGTGA
- the ABCF1 gene encoding ATP-binding cassette sub-family F member 1 isoform X3: protein MPKGPKLQPPEPEWIGDGESTSPSDKVVKKGKKDKKTKKTFFEELAVEDKQVEEEEKVPKEKEQQQQQQQQPKKKRDTRKGRRKKDVDDDGEEKELLERFKKLSVPASDEEDEVPVPVPRGGKKTKGNVFAALIQDQSEEEKEEDKHPPKPAKPEKNRINKAVSEDQQPKGKKGKEEKSKGNAKPQNKFAALDNEEEEEEEEIIKEKEPPKQGKEKAKKAEKGSEEEGEEEGESKANDPYAHLSKKEKKKLKKQMEYERQVASLKAANAAENDFSVSQAEVSSRQAMLENASDIKLEKFSISAHGKELFVNADLYIVASRRYGLVGPNGKGKTTLLKHIANRALSIPPNIDVLLCEQEVVADETPAVQAVLRADTKRLKLLEEERRLQGLLEQGDDTAAERLEKVYEELRATGAAAAEAKARRILAGLGFDPEMQNRPTQKFSGGWRMRVSLARALFMEPTLLMLDEPTNHLDLNAVIWLNNYLQGWRKTLLIVSHDQGFLDDVCTDIIHLDAQRLHYYRGNYMTFKKMYQQKQKELLKQYEKQEKKLKELKAGGKSTKQAEKQTKEALTRKQQKCRRKNQDEESQEAPELLKRPKEYTVRFTFPNPPPLSPPVLGLHGVTFGYEGQKPLFKNLDFGIDMDSRICIVGPNGVGKSTLLLLLTGKLTPTCGEMRKNHRLKIGFFNQQYAEQLRMEETPTEYLQRGFNLPYQDARKCLGRFGLESHAHTIQICKLSGGQKARVVFAELACREPDVLILDEPTNNLDIESIDALGEAINEYKGAVIVVSHDARLITETNCQLWVVEEQSVSQIDGDFEDYKREVLEALGEVMVSRSRE from the exons TTCTTCGAAGAGCTGGCAGTAGAAGATAAGCAGgttgaggaggaagagaaagtgcCCAAGGAGAAGGAGCagcaacagcagcagcagcag CAGCCAAAAAAGAAACGAGACACCCGAAAAGGCCGACGGAAGAAGGATGTGGATGATGATGGAGAGGAGAAGGAGCTCCTGGAGCGATTTAAGAAGCTTTCAGTGCCAGCCAGTGATGAGGAGGATGAAG TTCCTGTCCCGGTACCCCGAGGAGGGAAGAAAACCAAGG GTAATGTTTTTGCAGCCCTGATTCAGGATcagagtgaggaagagaaggaggaagacaaacatcCTCCTAAGCCTGCCAAGCCAGAGAAGAATCGGATCAATAAG gCTGTGTCTGAGGACCAGCAGCCCAAGGGcaaaaagggaaaggaagagaagtcAAAGGGGAACGCCAAG CCTCAAAATAAATTTGCTGCTCTGGAcaatgaagaggaggaggaagaagaggaaataataaaagaaaaggagCCACCCAAACAAGGGAAGGAGAAGGCCAAGAAAGCAGAGAAG GGttcagaggaggaaggagaagaagaaggggagtCTAAGGCTAATGATCCCTATGCTCACCTTAGcaaaaaggagaagaagaagcTAAAGAAACAA atgGAGTATGAGCGCCAGGTAGCTTCGTTAAAAGCAGCCAATGCTGCTGAAAATGATTTCTCTGTGTCTCAAGCGGAGGTTTCCTCCCGCCAAGCCATGTTAGAAAATGCATCTGACATCAAG CTGGAGAAGTTCAGCATCTCAGCCCATGGCAAGGAGTTATTTGTCAACGCAGACCTGTACATTGTAGCCAGCCGCCGCTACGGGCTAGTGGGACCCAACGG CAAGGGCAAGACCACTCTCCTCAAGCATATCGCCAACCGAGCCTTGAGCATCCCTCCCAACATCGACGTTCTGCTGTGTGAGCAGG AGGTCGTGGCGGATGAGACGCCAGCTGTGCAGGCTGTTCTCCGAGCCGACACCAAGAGACTGAAGCTGCTGGAAGAGGAGCGACGGCTTCAGGGCCTGCTGGAGCAGGGAGATGACACTGCTgctgagaggctggagaag gtGTATGAGGAGTTGCGGGCTACTGGGGCAGCAGCTGCAGAGGCCAAAGCCAGACGGATCCTGGCTGGTCTGGGCTTTGATCCTGAAATGCAGAACCGGCCAACACAGAAGTTCTCAGGGGGCTGGCGCATGCGTGTCTCCCTGGCCAG GGCACTGTTCATGGAGCCCACGCTGCTGATGTTGGATGAGCCCACTAATCATCTGGACCTCAATGCTGTCATCTGGCTCAATAA CTACCTCCAGGGCTGGCGGAAGACGTTACTCATCGTCTCTCATGACCAGGGCTTCCTGGATGATGTGTGCACTGATATAATCCATCTTGATGCCCAGCGACTCCATTACTATAGGGGCAATTATA TGACCTTCAAGAAGATGTACCAGCAAAAGCAGAAGGAACTGCTGAAGCAGTATGAAAAGCAGGAGAAAAAGCTAAAGGAGCTAAAGGCAGGCGGCAAATCCACCAAGCAAGCG GAGAAGCAAACAAAGGAAGCCCTGACTCGAAAGCAGCAGAAATGCCGACGGAAAAACCAGGATGAGGAATCTCAGGAGGCCCCCGAGCTTCTGAAGCGCCCCAAGGAGTACACTGTGCGCTTCACTTTTCCCAACCCCCCACCACTCAGCCCTCCGGTGCTGGGTCTGCATG GTGTTACATTTGGCTATGAGGGCCAGAAGCCACTCTTTAAGAATCTGGATTTTGGCATCGACATGGACTCAAGAA TCTGCATCGTTGGCCCTAATGGTGTAGGGAAGAGCACCCTGCTTCTGCTGCTGACCGGCAAGCTGACACCG ACTTGTGGGGAAATGAGAAAGAACCACCGGTTG AAAATTGGCTTCTTCAACCAGCAGTATGCAGAGCAGCTGCGCATGGAGGAGACGCCCACTGAGTACCTGCAGCGGGGCTTCAACTTGCCCTACCAGGATGCCCGGAAGTGCTTGGGCCGCTTTGGCCTTGAGAGTCACGCCCACACCATCCAGATCTGCAAGCTTTCTG GTGGGCAGAAAGCCCGAGTTGTGTTTGCAGAGCTGGCCTGTCGGGAGCCTGATGTCCTCATCTTG GACGAGCCCACCAATAACTTGGACATCGAGTCAATCGATGCTCTGGGGGAGGCCATCAATGAATACAAGGGTG CTGTCATCGTCGTCAGCCACGATGCCCGACTCATCACAGAAACCAACTGCCAGCTGTGGGTGGTGGAGGAGCAGAGTGTTAGCCAGATCGACGGTGACTTTGAGGACTACAAGCGGGAGGTGTTGGAGGCCCTGGGTGAAGTCATGGTCAGCCGATCCCGAGAGTGA